One window of the Streptomyces sp. NBC_00259 genome contains the following:
- a CDS encoding DsbA family protein, whose protein sequence is MSARNSKANKAAARERMRAERERQAKKDKARRQIIVALSTVGVLIAAGGIGYAVMQANKPTAWEAAKDAKVVKPKNTEGENGTTVVIGKPAAKKTLEIYEDSRCPICATFEQAVGETVKKDVDAGKYKLKYIGATFIDNADSGEGSKNALSALGAALDVSPEAFTEYKAALYSAKFHPEESEDKFAKDAYLLEVANSVGALKNNAEFKKNVENGTFDPWALKMSQTFDDSGVTGTPTLRMDGKKVTAEGSENAPMTVEQFNAAVDKALKG, encoded by the coding sequence ATGAGTGCACGCAACAGCAAGGCCAACAAGGCTGCCGCCCGCGAGCGGATGCGCGCGGAGCGCGAGCGCCAGGCAAAGAAGGACAAGGCCAGGCGGCAGATCATCGTCGCCCTCTCGACGGTCGGCGTACTGATCGCGGCGGGCGGCATCGGCTATGCCGTCATGCAGGCCAACAAGCCCACGGCCTGGGAGGCCGCGAAGGACGCGAAGGTCGTCAAGCCCAAGAACACCGAGGGTGAGAACGGCACGACGGTCGTCATCGGCAAGCCCGCCGCGAAGAAGACCCTGGAGATCTACGAGGACTCGCGCTGCCCGATCTGCGCGACCTTCGAGCAGGCGGTCGGCGAGACGGTCAAGAAGGACGTCGACGCCGGCAAGTACAAGCTCAAGTACATCGGCGCCACGTTCATCGACAACGCCGACAGCGGCGAGGGCTCCAAGAACGCCCTCTCCGCCCTGGGTGCGGCGCTCGACGTCAGCCCCGAGGCCTTCACGGAGTACAAGGCGGCGCTCTACTCGGCGAAGTTCCACCCCGAGGAGAGCGAGGACAAGTTCGCCAAGGACGCGTACCTGCTGGAGGTCGCGAACTCGGTCGGCGCGCTCAAGAACAACGCCGAGTTCAAGAAGAACGTCGAGAACGGCACCTTCGACCCCTGGGCGCTGAAGATGTCCCAGACCTTCGACGACAGCGGTGTGACGGGTACGCCGACGCTGAGGATGGACGGCAAGAAGGTGACCGCGGAGGGCAGCGAGAACGCGCCGATGACGGTCGAGCAGTTCAACGCCGCGGTCGACAAGGCGCTCAAGGGCTGA
- a CDS encoding DUF2252 domain-containing protein: protein MSVHQPTAGERGEEILSVFGTAFGELLAADPAAFRVKFRKMAASAFAFYRGSASLFYADLEREQHSGPYLDERTSRVWIHGDLHAENFGTYMDSNGRLIFNVNDFDEAYVGPFTWDLKRLSASLALIGYTKALSDEQITELVRVYAAAYRERVHALATGAKNDEVPPFTLDTAEGPLLEALHSARSLTRFGLLDSMTEIRDFERRFAGGGGSIELDAATRYKVLAAFDGYLETLPESSLTRPDSYRVKDVVGRRGIGIGSAGLPSYNILLEGNSDALENDVVIYMKQAQTPAVSRHITDERVRDYFQHEGHRTVISQRALQAHSDPWLGWTELDGSGQLVAEVSPYAVDLDWSDIDDPEEIAAVVADLGRATATMHAAADDESGHSLVPFSTERAIDAAIAADEDGFAELLVDFAHSYGARARADHQIFVDLFRNGRIPGLR, encoded by the coding sequence ATGTCGGTCCACCAGCCCACGGCCGGCGAGCGAGGCGAGGAGATCCTCTCCGTCTTCGGCACCGCCTTCGGCGAGCTTCTGGCCGCCGACCCGGCCGCGTTCCGGGTGAAGTTCCGCAAGATGGCGGCCTCCGCCTTCGCCTTCTACCGGGGCTCGGCGAGCCTGTTCTACGCCGACCTGGAGCGGGAGCAGCACAGCGGCCCGTATCTGGACGAGCGCACCAGCCGGGTGTGGATCCACGGCGACCTCCACGCCGAGAACTTCGGCACGTACATGGACTCGAACGGTCGGCTGATCTTCAATGTCAACGACTTCGACGAGGCGTACGTCGGCCCCTTCACCTGGGACCTCAAGCGCCTCTCCGCCTCCCTCGCGCTGATCGGCTACACGAAGGCGCTCAGTGACGAGCAGATCACCGAGCTGGTGCGGGTCTACGCGGCCGCCTACCGGGAGCGCGTCCACGCCCTGGCGACCGGCGCCAAGAACGACGAGGTGCCGCCCTTCACGCTGGACACCGCGGAGGGCCCGCTCCTGGAGGCGCTGCACAGCGCCCGTTCGCTGACCCGCTTCGGGCTGCTCGACTCGATGACCGAGATCCGCGACTTCGAGCGGCGCTTCGCCGGCGGCGGCGGCTCGATCGAGCTGGACGCGGCGACGCGGTACAAGGTGCTGGCCGCGTTCGACGGCTATCTGGAGACGCTCCCCGAGTCGAGCCTGACCCGCCCCGACTCCTACCGCGTGAAGGACGTGGTCGGACGGCGCGGCATCGGCATCGGATCGGCCGGTCTGCCCTCGTACAACATCCTGCTGGAGGGCAACAGCGACGCGCTCGAGAACGACGTCGTGATCTACATGAAGCAGGCGCAGACCCCGGCGGTGTCCCGGCACATCACCGACGAGCGCGTCCGTGACTACTTCCAGCACGAGGGCCACCGCACGGTGATCTCGCAGCGCGCGCTGCAGGCGCACTCGGACCCGTGGCTGGGCTGGACGGAGCTGGACGGGTCCGGTCAGCTGGTCGCGGAGGTCTCGCCGTACGCGGTGGACCTGGACTGGTCGGACATCGACGACCCGGAGGAGATCGCGGCCGTGGTCGCCGATCTCGGCCGGGCGACGGCCACGATGCACGCGGCCGCGGACGACGAGAGCGGCCACTCGCTGGTGCCGTTCTCCACGGAGCGGGCCATCGACGCGGCGATCGCCGCCGACGAGGACGGCTTCGCGGAGCTGCTGGTGGACTTCGCGCACAGCTATGGCGCACGGGCGCGCGCCGACCACCAGATCTTCGTGGACCTCTTCCGCAACGGAAGGATTCCGGGGCTGCGGTAG
- a CDS encoding dienelactone hydrolase family protein has protein sequence MDIMLFHSTYGLRPAVLAAAERLRAAGHQVWTPDLFEGRVFDSVEEAREYKSEVGVDELLKRAILAAAPHSERGLVYGGFSLGAAIAQNLALGDEKARGLLLLHGTSDIAEGSEVDELPVQLHVADPDPFEPHDWLTAWYLRMGRAGADVEVHRYPGAGHLYTDPDLPDHDAQAAEQTWRVALGFLETL, from the coding sequence ATGGACATCATGCTTTTCCATTCGACATACGGTCTGCGCCCGGCCGTGCTCGCCGCCGCCGAGCGGCTGCGGGCGGCCGGACACCAGGTGTGGACGCCCGATCTCTTCGAGGGCCGGGTCTTCGACTCGGTCGAGGAGGCCAGGGAGTACAAGAGCGAGGTCGGCGTGGACGAGCTGCTGAAGCGGGCGATCCTGGCCGCCGCGCCCCACTCCGAGCGCGGACTCGTGTACGGGGGCTTCTCGCTGGGCGCGGCCATCGCCCAGAACCTGGCGCTGGGCGACGAGAAGGCGCGCGGCCTGCTCCTGCTGCACGGTACGTCGGACATCGCGGAGGGCTCCGAGGTGGACGAGCTGCCCGTACAGCTCCATGTCGCCGACCCCGACCCGTTCGAGCCGCACGACTGGCTGACCGCCTGGTATCTGCGGATGGGCAGGGCCGGGGCGGACGTCGAGGTCCACCGCTACCCGGGCGCCGGGCATCTGTACACGGATCCGGATCTGCCCGACCACGACGCGCAGGCCGCTGAGCAGACCTGGCGCGTGGCGCTCGGTTTCCTGGAAACCCTGTAG
- a CDS encoding mechanosensitive ion channel family protein, giving the protein MENVLRPLIVIGGSVVLTLLVGSLTDVLLRRADSRHTETPLWGMLRRCRVPLQFVLASALLRATFRQAEIAAVEEHEAGIGQLLTLVLIGASAWLVVGIATAVVESSYTRYAAVTRDPARVRRVRTQVTLIQRVVIAVVGVVAVAAMLLTFPAMRAVGASMLASAGVLGIVAGIAAQSTLGNLFAGLQIAFGDMVRIGDTVVVDGEWGTVEEITLTFLAVRTWDERRITMPVSYFTSKPFENWSRGGVQMTGTVFFHLDHSAPVHEMREKLHDVLRGCPAWDGRDWSLAVTDTTPNTMVVRAVVTAKDADDVWTVRCAVREQLIAWLCDHHPYALPHISTARAAEPPGAHTPPEESVHRTGRG; this is encoded by the coding sequence ATGGAAAACGTGCTGCGTCCGTTGATCGTCATCGGCGGCTCGGTCGTCCTCACGCTGCTCGTGGGGTCGCTGACCGATGTGCTGCTGCGTCGCGCCGACTCCCGGCACACCGAGACCCCGCTGTGGGGCATGCTGCGCCGCTGCCGCGTCCCGCTCCAGTTCGTGCTCGCCTCGGCATTGCTGAGAGCCACGTTCCGGCAGGCGGAGATCGCGGCGGTGGAGGAGCACGAAGCGGGCATCGGGCAGTTGCTGACGCTGGTGCTCATCGGCGCCTCGGCCTGGCTGGTGGTGGGGATCGCGACGGCCGTCGTCGAATCCTCGTACACGCGGTATGCGGCCGTCACGCGCGATCCGGCACGTGTGCGCCGGGTCCGTACGCAGGTCACGCTGATCCAGCGTGTCGTCATCGCGGTGGTCGGCGTCGTGGCGGTCGCGGCGATGCTGCTGACGTTCCCCGCGATGCGCGCGGTCGGTGCGTCGATGCTCGCGTCGGCCGGTGTCCTCGGCATCGTCGCCGGCATCGCGGCCCAGTCGACGCTGGGCAATCTCTTCGCGGGCCTGCAGATCGCGTTCGGCGACATGGTGCGGATCGGCGACACGGTGGTCGTGGACGGCGAGTGGGGAACGGTCGAGGAGATCACCCTCACCTTCCTCGCGGTGCGCACCTGGGACGAGCGCCGCATCACGATGCCGGTGTCGTACTTCACCAGCAAGCCGTTCGAGAACTGGTCGCGCGGCGGGGTGCAGATGACCGGGACGGTCTTCTTCCACCTGGACCACTCGGCGCCGGTGCACGAGATGCGCGAGAAGCTCCACGACGTCCTGCGCGGATGCCCGGCCTGGGACGGCCGCGACTGGTCCCTCGCGGTCACGGACACCACGCCGAACACGATGGTCGTGCGCGCCGTGGTCACCGCGAAGGACGCGGACGACGTCTGGACGGTCCGGTGCGCGGTGCGCGAACAGCTGATCGCCTGGCTCTGCGACCACCATCCCTACGCACTTCCGCATATCTCGACCGCACGCGCCGCCGAGCCCCCGGGCGCACACACGCCACCGGAAGAGTCCGTCCATCGCACGGGCCGCGGCTAG
- a CDS encoding alkaline phosphatase D family protein, with the protein MTSRLTTTPSRRTVVKAAAATAVAAPVLAGAAASSASAAESAPAFLHGVASGDPLPDGVLLWTRVTPAPDAVPGSGKGAATEVRWEIAEDKAFTAVVSGGLTTATAASDHTVKVDVRGLRPGTAYYFRFTSGTAVSAVGRTRTAPAVDAAASGVRFGVVSCANWESGYFSAYRHLAARADLHAVLHLGDYIYEYGTGGYPAEDEVVRRHEPRHEITTLADYRTRHGNYKTDADLQSLHAAHPLIAIWDDHEIANDAWSGGAENHTPGTEGDYAARAAAAKRAYFEWMPVRASTEGTVYRRLRFGKLADLHLLDLRSFRSQQASVGSGTVDDPERTITGRAQLDWLKSGLASSDATWKLVGTSVMISPVAFGSVPAYLLEPIADLLGLPKEGLAVNVDQWDGYTDDRKELLKHLTDRGIKNTVFLTGDIHMAWANDVPVKAATYPLSQSAATEFVVTSVTSDNLDEILNVAPGTLSLVAATAVKAANRHVKWLDMDHHGYGVLDVTAEHSQMDYYTLSDKTRQDATASWARSYRTLNGTQKVERVSRPVL; encoded by the coding sequence GTGACCAGTAGACTCACCACAACTCCGAGCCGCCGCACGGTCGTCAAGGCCGCTGCCGCCACCGCTGTCGCCGCGCCCGTTCTGGCCGGCGCCGCCGCGTCCTCCGCTTCCGCCGCCGAGTCGGCCCCCGCATTCCTCCACGGTGTCGCCTCGGGCGACCCGCTGCCCGACGGTGTGCTGCTGTGGACCCGGGTCACGCCCGCCCCGGACGCCGTTCCCGGCTCCGGCAAGGGCGCCGCCACCGAGGTGCGCTGGGAGATCGCCGAGGACAAGGCGTTCACCGCCGTCGTCTCCGGCGGACTCACCACCGCCACCGCCGCCTCCGACCACACCGTCAAGGTCGACGTCAGGGGCCTGCGCCCCGGCACCGCCTACTACTTCCGCTTCACCTCCGGCACCGCGGTCTCCGCCGTCGGCCGCACCCGCACCGCGCCCGCCGTCGACGCCGCCGCGTCCGGTGTCCGCTTCGGTGTCGTCTCCTGCGCCAACTGGGAGTCGGGCTACTTCTCCGCGTACCGGCATCTGGCGGCCCGCGCCGATCTGCACGCGGTCCTCCACCTCGGCGACTACATCTACGAGTACGGCACCGGCGGCTACCCGGCCGAGGACGAGGTCGTACGGCGCCACGAGCCCCGACACGAGATCACCACGCTCGCCGACTACCGCACCCGGCACGGCAATTACAAGACCGACGCCGACCTCCAGTCGCTGCACGCCGCCCACCCGCTCATCGCGATCTGGGACGACCACGAGATAGCCAACGACGCCTGGTCCGGGGGCGCGGAGAACCACACGCCGGGCACCGAGGGCGACTACGCGGCCCGCGCCGCGGCCGCCAAGCGGGCCTACTTCGAGTGGATGCCCGTGCGCGCCTCGACGGAGGGCACGGTCTACCGCCGGCTGCGCTTCGGCAAGCTGGCCGACCTGCATCTGCTCGATCTGCGCTCGTTCCGCTCGCAGCAGGCGTCCGTGGGCAGCGGCACGGTGGACGACCCGGAGCGCACGATCACCGGCCGCGCCCAGCTGGACTGGCTCAAGTCGGGCCTGGCGTCCTCGGACGCGACCTGGAAGCTGGTCGGTACGTCGGTGATGATCTCGCCGGTCGCCTTCGGCTCCGTACCCGCCTATCTGCTGGAGCCGATCGCCGACCTGCTCGGTCTGCCCAAGGAGGGCCTCGCGGTCAACGTCGACCAGTGGGACGGCTACACGGACGACCGCAAGGAGCTGCTGAAGCATCTGACGGACCGCGGCATCAAGAACACCGTCTTCCTCACCGGCGACATCCACATGGCGTGGGCCAACGACGTTCCGGTGAAGGCGGCGACGTACCCGCTGTCGCAGTCGGCCGCGACCGAGTTCGTGGTGACGTCGGTGACGTCGGACAATCTCGACGAGATCCTGAACGTCGCACCGGGCACGCTGTCCCTGGTCGCGGCCACCGCCGTCAAGGCCGCCAACCGCCATGTGAAGTGGCTCGACATGGACCATCACGGGTACGGCGTCCTCGATGTGACCGCCGAGCACTCGCAGATGGACTACTACACGCTCTCCGACAAGACGCGTCAGGACGCGACGGCCTCCTGGGCGCGCTCGTACCGCACGCTCAACGGGACGCAGAAGGTCGAGCGGGTCAGCCGGCCGGTGCTCTGA
- a CDS encoding SDR family NAD(P)-dependent oxidoreductase: protein MARTVVISGGGTGIGLAAAEAFAADGEQVLLLGRREEVLARAAERIPGARYCAADLSEPQGARRVAVFAEREYGTVDVLVHSAGGNGRLEQQPGFEDPLDAVAHDWTVNFRLNTLTATLLTEALKDHLATPGGRVLFLSSIAAYRGSGSGAYAASKAALHPYTHELARQLGPRGITVNLVAPGFIEETGFFGGEVPGERRQKLVAETSTGRAGHPGDVAQTLRWLASHAAGHITSQVIQVNGGAERGH from the coding sequence ATGGCGCGCACCGTGGTGATCAGTGGTGGAGGTACCGGGATCGGGCTCGCGGCGGCGGAGGCGTTCGCCGCGGACGGGGAGCAGGTGCTGCTGCTCGGGCGGCGCGAGGAGGTGCTCGCGCGGGCGGCCGAGCGGATTCCCGGCGCCCGCTACTGCGCCGCCGATCTCAGCGAACCCCAAGGCGCCCGCCGTGTGGCCGTGTTCGCCGAGCGGGAGTACGGCACCGTCGACGTGCTCGTGCACAGCGCGGGCGGCAACGGGAGGCTGGAGCAGCAGCCCGGGTTCGAGGACCCGCTGGACGCCGTCGCCCACGACTGGACCGTCAACTTCCGGCTCAACACGCTCACCGCGACCCTGCTGACCGAGGCCCTCAAGGACCATCTGGCCACGCCCGGCGGCCGGGTGCTCTTCCTCAGCTCCATCGCCGCCTACCGCGGTTCGGGCTCGGGTGCCTACGCCGCCTCGAAGGCCGCCCTGCACCCGTACACGCACGAGCTCGCCCGCCAACTCGGGCCGCGCGGCATCACGGTGAACCTGGTCGCGCCCGGCTTCATCGAGGAGACCGGGTTCTTCGGCGGCGAGGTCCCGGGCGAGCGCCGCCAGAAACTCGTCGCGGAGACCTCCACCGGCCGGGCCGGGCACCCGGGCGATGTCGCCCAGACCCTGCGCTGGCTGGCCTCGCACGCCGCCGGCCACATCACGTCCCAGGTCATCCAGGTCAACGGCGGGGCGGAGCGCGGCCACTAG
- a CDS encoding serine/threonine-protein kinase, which yields MNAPGELIDGRFELIEPLGSGGMGTVWRARDTVLHREVALKAVRPDASTSDAVRERVLREARALARLNHPHVVTVHHIVDVRPHPWIVMALVPGISLQDRLSQGSLTPREAARIGRQTLSALSAAHAAGIQHRDVKPANVLLRPESPAGPGGPGGAPSAVLTDFGIAALQGSTSLTATGELVGSPEFIAPERVRGHDDDPASDLWSLGLVLYVCVEGVSPLRRATTLATLAAVLDDPVPPPVRSGPLAPVLQALLVRDPAARPDAARLDAMLAQVESGTTPYWVQPTSTAQPPVSVPWPVPPVPTLLDSPRPTAPQPTSLPGRRRPGRAPVIVAAIAVAVAVTAATALVLTLRGSGTETTGGAKGSGGATSTAPTTPPPRTTPSTTPSTAPPASAAPTVTVTAPAPPGDTPTASSGRWIAQLFSEPVGSGTDTRDQRLAKVRETVPEAEYVRSDGYASLRPGYWVIYAPGPFADGRAALAFCAERGRTTANTCFARYLSTSADDFGLQCRPPASDPSGRCTRP from the coding sequence ATGAATGCGCCGGGGGAACTGATCGACGGGCGGTTCGAGCTGATCGAGCCGCTCGGCAGCGGCGGAATGGGCACGGTGTGGCGGGCTCGCGACACCGTGCTCCACCGCGAAGTCGCGCTGAAGGCGGTCCGTCCCGACGCCTCCACGTCCGACGCGGTGCGCGAACGCGTCCTGCGTGAGGCGCGGGCGCTCGCCCGGCTCAACCACCCCCATGTGGTGACGGTCCATCACATCGTGGACGTGCGGCCGCATCCGTGGATCGTGATGGCACTGGTGCCGGGCATATCGCTCCAGGACCGCCTCTCCCAGGGCTCGTTGACCCCGCGGGAAGCGGCACGCATCGGCCGCCAGACGCTCTCCGCCCTCAGCGCCGCACACGCGGCGGGCATCCAGCACCGGGACGTGAAGCCCGCCAACGTCCTGCTGCGGCCCGAGAGTCCCGCCGGGCCCGGCGGCCCGGGCGGTGCCCCCAGCGCCGTACTCACCGACTTCGGGATCGCGGCGCTCCAGGGCTCGACGTCGCTGACCGCCACGGGTGAGCTGGTCGGCTCGCCCGAGTTCATCGCACCGGAACGCGTCCGCGGTCACGACGACGATCCCGCCTCCGACCTGTGGTCGCTCGGGCTCGTGCTGTACGTGTGCGTGGAGGGCGTCAGTCCGTTGCGCCGGGCGACGACGCTGGCCACGCTGGCGGCCGTGCTCGACGACCCGGTGCCCCCACCGGTGCGCTCCGGGCCGCTGGCACCCGTGCTGCAGGCGCTGCTCGTACGGGACCCCGCGGCGCGACCCGACGCCGCACGGCTCGACGCGATGCTGGCGCAGGTGGAGTCGGGGACGACGCCGTACTGGGTACAGCCGACCTCGACGGCGCAGCCGCCGGTATCCGTGCCCTGGCCGGTGCCGCCCGTGCCCACCCTGCTCGACAGTCCGCGGCCGACGGCTCCGCAGCCGACGTCGCTCCCGGGGCGGCGACGGCCGGGCCGTGCACCCGTGATCGTCGCCGCGATCGCCGTGGCCGTCGCGGTCACCGCCGCCACCGCGCTCGTTCTCACCCTGCGCGGCTCGGGGACGGAGACGACGGGCGGCGCGAAGGGCTCCGGCGGCGCGACGAGCACGGCGCCCACCACGCCCCCGCCCAGGACCACGCCCTCGACCACGCCCTCGACCGCACCGCCGGCAAGTGCGGCTCCCACGGTCACCGTCACCGCGCCGGCCCCGCCGGGCGACACCCCGACCGCGTCCTCGGGGCGCTGGATCGCCCAGCTGTTCTCCGAACCCGTCGGTTCCGGCACGGACACACGGGACCAGCGGCTCGCCAAGGTCCGCGAGACCGTGCCCGAGGCCGAGTACGTACGCAGCGACGGCTACGCCTCGTTGCGGCCGGGCTACTGGGTGATCTACGCACCGGGGCCGTTCGCCGACGGCCGGGCCGCGCTCGCGTTCTGCGCGGAGCGCGGCAGGACCACGGCGAACACCTGTTTCGCCCGCTATCTGAGCACGAGCGCGGACGACTTCGGCCTGCAGTGCCGTCCGCCGGCGAGCGACCCCTCGGGCCGCTGCACGCGCCCCTAG